The Nitrospirales bacterium genome includes a window with the following:
- a CDS encoding asparagine synthase C-terminal domain-containing protein, whose amino-acid sequence MSGICGIAWAERSDVDGPQCLRSMMHDLAPSSSAQEGQMQYGETVGFGAQAFPGRMSGAAQLREQGNTHLIGFHGSLYNLDEILADHEEYEDPLVAILSRSLRGMKPLLSALRGEFVISVWDANQETLFLACDRFRVHPLFFMQDHQSVAFASRMRSLFSCPSARNLSINPCAIIDVISSSFIPSPRTIFELVQKLEPGQLLSWNRGKCQVEPYWDLTYQPAKTVSQADLSEKLRTIFSDSVRVRMKHDQNLGEIGSFLSGGIDSSTVLGVLTQLAQAPMPCFSIGFGEEVFNEASFARCAAKAFGANQHELTVTAQDTYDVIDRLVESFDEPYANASSIPTFYCAQLAKEHGVSVLYGGDGGDELFAGNERYATQKVFDYYHMVPRWLRDGGIQPVVFALSKLLPLSLFVKGRKYIQRANVPYPDRLLSWGLFELFPMQEVFSGELLQSVGETYDPHHRIRELYSHSRGVADSELDRQLYLDLKLAISDNDLFKVTRMTEANGVAVRFPFLDHHLAEFAACIPDSIKMKGVQLRTFFKNAYADMLPEEIRTKTKHGFGLPIPIWLRTDKRLRELMMDVLLSNIVQQRGYFRHDTIDRLIKRHNEDTTSFFGTILWNFVMLELWLRRYRDKN is encoded by the coding sequence ATGAGCGGAATCTGCGGTATCGCGTGGGCTGAGCGGTCTGATGTCGACGGTCCTCAATGTTTGCGTTCCATGATGCACGACCTTGCTCCTTCTAGCAGCGCCCAAGAAGGGCAAATGCAGTATGGAGAGACCGTCGGATTCGGAGCCCAGGCGTTTCCAGGCCGAATGTCCGGGGCGGCCCAATTGCGTGAACAGGGCAACACGCATCTTATCGGGTTTCATGGAAGCCTCTACAATCTCGATGAGATTCTAGCCGACCATGAGGAATATGAAGATCCGCTGGTTGCGATCTTATCTCGGTCGCTACGAGGGATGAAGCCTCTTTTGTCGGCTCTTCGTGGAGAGTTTGTCATTTCTGTTTGGGACGCCAATCAAGAAACACTTTTTCTAGCATGCGATCGATTCAGGGTTCATCCTCTTTTCTTCATGCAAGATCACCAGAGTGTCGCCTTTGCATCCAGAATGCGGAGTCTGTTCTCCTGTCCTTCAGCGCGGAACTTGTCCATTAATCCGTGCGCCATCATCGATGTGATTAGTTCCTCATTCATCCCTAGTCCGAGAACGATCTTTGAGCTAGTTCAGAAATTGGAACCCGGGCAGTTACTCAGTTGGAACCGAGGCAAATGTCAGGTTGAGCCGTACTGGGACTTGACTTATCAGCCTGCGAAAACGGTTTCTCAAGCTGACCTATCAGAAAAGTTACGAACGATTTTTTCGGATTCGGTTCGTGTCCGCATGAAGCATGATCAGAATCTAGGTGAAATCGGCAGTTTCTTGAGCGGTGGTATAGATAGCAGTACGGTGTTGGGAGTCTTGACCCAACTTGCCCAAGCGCCGATGCCGTGTTTTTCGATTGGGTTTGGCGAGGAAGTGTTTAATGAAGCCAGCTTTGCTCGGTGCGCCGCTAAGGCATTCGGGGCGAACCAGCATGAATTGACGGTGACGGCTCAAGATACCTATGACGTGATTGATCGGCTCGTGGAGTCCTTCGATGAGCCCTATGCGAATGCGTCATCCATTCCAACGTTTTATTGCGCACAATTGGCGAAGGAGCATGGGGTATCCGTGCTGTACGGCGGCGATGGGGGAGACGAATTATTCGCTGGCAACGAGAGGTATGCGACGCAGAAGGTTTTCGACTACTACCACATGGTACCTCGGTGGCTCCGGGATGGTGGAATCCAGCCGGTCGTCTTTGCCTTATCGAAGCTGCTCCCATTGTCCCTGTTCGTCAAGGGCAGGAAGTACATCCAGCGAGCCAATGTCCCGTATCCGGATCGATTGTTGTCATGGGGCCTATTCGAACTGTTTCCTATGCAGGAAGTGTTTTCCGGGGAACTGCTTCAGTCGGTGGGCGAGACCTATGATCCCCATCATCGTATCAGGGAACTCTATTCGCACTCCAGGGGAGTAGCGGATTCCGAGTTGGATCGTCAATTGTATCTGGACCTGAAACTGGCGATTTCGGACAACGACCTTTTTAAAGTGACTCGGATGACCGAGGCGAACGGAGTAGCCGTACGATTTCCTTTCCTCGATCATCATTTAGCCGAGTTTGCCGCATGTATACCAGACTCGATCAAAATGAAAGGTGTCCAGTTGCGGACGTTTTTTAAAAACGCCTACGCTGATATGCTTCCGGAAGAAATCCGGACGAAAACCAAGCATGGCTTTGGATTGCCGATTCCAATTTGGTTACGAACGGATAAAAGGTTAAGAGAATTGATGATGGATGTGCTGTTGAGCAACATTGTTCAGCAACGTGGGTATTTCCGTCATGACACGATCGATCGTCTCATCAAGCGGCATAACGAAGACACGACCTCGTTTTTTGGCACCATCCTGTGGAATTTTGTGATGTTGGAATTGTGGTTGCGGCGTTATCGTGACAAAAACTGA
- a CDS encoding polysaccharide deacetylase family protein: MDRWKAIGLRVLGLCLYRVGLFLLLTRWVDRVQKKSTETHALSFPCVQKRTLNPVQILMYHGISDAWSPFLPTEPIELFRNHLQYLSTYCNVLTLDEATERMKCRDVPNRAVVITIDDGYRDSYLNAFPLLREMGLPATVFLATVCTGSESLLWHDRACWMISHTTVPSLEGYGSQARYELTTPEAKRAAQAGVLWYLRSLEDRERIQALEQLSEILGLPEDPKLDSRLMLNWQEVEEMYKGGVQFGAHTVNHPILSKLPLSSVIDEVRKSKDMIEQNLGARVTTFAYPSGRPEDYNQEIKDIVKQEGFSCAVSTVRGQNYEGDDLFDLKRMGYWDHDSGVFGLRFEYTRFCV, translated from the coding sequence ATGGATAGGTGGAAAGCAATAGGGCTTCGAGTGCTCGGTCTCTGTTTGTATCGAGTCGGTTTATTCCTGCTTCTTACCCGCTGGGTCGATCGAGTCCAGAAGAAGTCTACAGAAACGCACGCGCTTTCTTTCCCATGTGTACAAAAACGAACTTTGAACCCTGTGCAAATTCTCATGTATCACGGCATTAGTGATGCTTGGTCACCATTTCTTCCGACTGAACCCATTGAGTTGTTTCGGAATCATTTGCAGTATCTCTCCACGTATTGCAATGTCTTGACACTCGATGAGGCGACTGAACGGATGAAATGTCGCGATGTGCCTAATCGGGCCGTGGTGATTACGATCGATGATGGATATCGTGATAGTTATCTGAATGCCTTTCCTCTTCTCAGGGAAATGGGGCTTCCGGCAACGGTGTTTCTGGCCACAGTATGTACCGGGTCTGAATCGCTGTTATGGCATGATCGTGCCTGTTGGATGATTAGTCACACGACTGTGCCCTCGTTAGAAGGGTATGGCAGCCAAGCCCGGTATGAGCTGACGACACCGGAGGCAAAACGCGCTGCGCAGGCAGGCGTTCTGTGGTACTTGCGTTCTCTTGAAGATCGGGAACGTATTCAGGCTCTTGAGCAGCTATCGGAGATCTTGGGCCTTCCTGAGGACCCGAAGCTCGATTCTCGATTAATGCTGAATTGGCAAGAGGTGGAGGAAATGTACAAGGGAGGAGTGCAATTCGGTGCTCATACCGTCAATCACCCGATTCTTTCCAAATTGCCATTGTCGTCGGTGATTGATGAGGTTCGCAAGTCAAAAGACATGATCGAGCAAAACTTAGGAGCCCGTGTCACGACGTTCGCGTATCCGAGCGGAAGACCGGAGGATTACAATCAGGAGATTAAAGACATCGTCAAGCAAGAGGGGTTTTCCTGTGCCGTAAGCACCGTGCGCGGGCAAAACTATGAGGGTGACGACCTTTTCGATTTAAAAAGAATGGGCTATTGGGATCATGACAGTGGTGTATTCGGGCTACGGTTCGAATACACCAGATTTTGTGTGTAG
- a CDS encoding GNAT family N-acetyltransferase: MKWKFFQGQEAFASHRELWDSLNASIDNHILLDSDFWDPLVRIFGHDQLYLGVSDSSEYPGMMLVEQVRAGQWRTFQPSQAPLGPVLLANGTNVEGQLAGLIRSLPGYALTLGITQQDPDYTVIHPDKGEKRLEYLEYITTPRIPLTGTFEEYWKTRGKDLVGNLTRRKKRLEEQGVTLSFSVIQTADDVEEAVEIYGRFEASGWKGKEGTAVQVNNDQGEFYREMLSRFCHRGEGRIYQFFMDEKPIASNLCVERNGMLILLKTAYDEIHKKLSPSYILLEDMLKRLFEEKNARVLEFYGRSKEWHKKWGGEERTMYHINWYRHAVVSQARNIIKSRGLWAGKKD, translated from the coding sequence ATGAAGTGGAAATTTTTTCAAGGTCAAGAGGCGTTTGCATCGCATCGCGAGTTGTGGGACTCCCTCAATGCATCAATCGACAACCACATCTTGCTTGACTCGGATTTTTGGGATCCGCTAGTGCGCATATTTGGTCATGACCAACTCTACCTCGGAGTTTCAGATAGTTCCGAATATCCTGGGATGATGCTCGTCGAGCAAGTGAGGGCTGGGCAATGGAGAACGTTTCAGCCATCTCAAGCCCCTCTCGGCCCCGTTCTCCTAGCCAATGGGACGAATGTTGAAGGACAGCTGGCTGGCCTGATCAGGAGCCTTCCGGGGTATGCGTTGACATTGGGCATCACCCAGCAGGATCCGGATTATACGGTCATTCATCCAGACAAGGGCGAAAAGCGATTGGAATACTTGGAATATATCACGACTCCAAGGATTCCACTTACCGGGACATTCGAAGAGTACTGGAAAACTCGCGGCAAAGATCTTGTCGGGAACTTGACTCGGCGGAAAAAAAGACTTGAAGAGCAAGGCGTCACACTGTCGTTTTCGGTCATTCAAACCGCAGATGATGTGGAGGAGGCTGTCGAAATATACGGGCGGTTCGAAGCCTCGGGCTGGAAGGGAAAAGAAGGGACGGCGGTTCAAGTGAACAATGACCAGGGGGAATTTTATCGCGAGATGCTTTCGCGGTTTTGTCATCGAGGTGAAGGACGTATTTACCAATTCTTCATGGATGAAAAGCCAATCGCGAGCAATCTGTGCGTGGAGAGAAACGGCATGCTGATTCTGTTAAAGACGGCGTATGATGAGATTCATAAAAAACTGTCCCCCAGCTATATCCTGTTGGAAGACATGCTTAAACGGTTATTCGAGGAAAAAAATGCCCGCGTGCTCGAATTTTATGGCCGATCGAAGGAGTGGCATAAAAAATGGGGAGGGGAAGAGCGAACGATGTACCATATCAATTGGTACCGGCATGCCGTGGTGTCTCAAGCGAGGAATATCATAAAATCTCGAGGGCTGTGGGCAGGAAAAAAGGACTAG
- a CDS encoding acyl carrier protein → MQASVDIESIRKFIVEHIPKARQMSIQDDEQLLENGLLDSLGILDVVTHLEEEFGISISDDELTPDNFQSIRTMYQYVQQKKSHLEASD, encoded by the coding sequence ATGCAAGCCAGCGTGGATATCGAGAGTATCAGAAAGTTTATCGTCGAGCATATTCCCAAAGCTCGTCAGATGAGCATTCAAGATGATGAGCAACTGTTGGAGAATGGTCTATTGGATTCACTCGGTATCTTGGATGTCGTGACTCATTTGGAGGAAGAGTTTGGGATTTCTATATCCGATGATGAATTGACTCCAGATAACTTTCAGTCAATACGTACCATGTATCAATATGTGCAACAAAAGAAAAGTCATCTAGAGGCATCCGATTGA
- a CDS encoding GNAT family N-acetyltransferase, with amino-acid sequence MYAVKTVGLVKINLRITIHAAELPLSHSFWNALINFAKQEKATSLILEVLGQKETDIPHIENGTHRQKAKVYVLDLRKPNSISSNHRRNIKKAKKNGVYRIEQPLSEAIESHLLVSQESGARRQTRGEHVAHLPERQRLIELFSGTRPAKIAQAAMNGKVVSSMLIVFLDNYAFFNSAGSSPDGMSIGASHYLMSEVIDELRAQGIKAFNLGLGTTSRSGLAQYKAGFGADEYFFETISVDTSSFPRKVAIKASEALQLFRN; translated from the coding sequence GTGTATGCGGTCAAGACGGTGGGTCTTGTAAAGATAAACCTCCGAATAACCATACATGCAGCCGAGCTGCCTCTTTCTCACTCGTTTTGGAATGCGTTGATTAATTTTGCGAAACAAGAAAAAGCTACCTCTCTCATTCTGGAGGTTTTAGGACAAAAGGAGACTGATATTCCACATATAGAAAATGGAACGCATCGTCAAAAAGCAAAAGTCTATGTTTTGGACCTCAGAAAGCCTAATTCCATCTCATCAAATCATCGCAGAAACATCAAAAAAGCCAAGAAGAACGGTGTGTACCGTATCGAACAGCCATTATCGGAAGCGATAGAGTCGCATTTACTCGTCAGTCAGGAATCAGGAGCGCGCAGGCAGACACGGGGCGAGCATGTTGCGCATCTTCCGGAACGCCAGCGGCTTATCGAATTGTTTAGTGGGACACGTCCGGCCAAAATTGCTCAAGCGGCCATGAATGGAAAGGTCGTGTCATCCATGCTCATCGTCTTTCTCGACAATTATGCGTTTTTCAACAGTGCAGGATCATCACCTGATGGAATGAGCATAGGAGCCTCACACTATTTGATGAGCGAGGTGATCGATGAATTGCGTGCTCAGGGAATTAAGGCCTTCAATCTCGGTCTCGGCACAACCAGTCGCTCTGGCTTGGCACAATATAAGGCAGGCTTCGGTGCAGATGAATACTTTTTCGAAACGATTAGTGTGGATACAAGTTCCTTCCCACGCAAAGTCGCGATAAAAGCATCCGAGGCGCTTCAACTTTTTCGAAACTAG
- a CDS encoding glycosyltransferase family 39 protein, producing the protein MGKASWVALCLSVLFIAVMLRVSHLGDADYGLDEIFHVYVAQELINGDPPILPSGFHYERGLPYSYLVAIAGSVGGFNETALRMPSVLFGVLVIALVYGFTARWYSAFAGLIAAFITTFSPIEVALSREVRMYTMLQFLFLLIAFLFYEGFETSSSQHHPHPGRALLKTWFVPYEVRPIFLLWAGLLFLLAWRVHALIQPAMSGIIAYMLVMAGMAVVMKGLPRPLRQKYMVSGLAVLLGGIVGSVLFPEKVAKLLAESHSIPLFYEERAYNWNYFRWELLDEYPIIFGTLTFSFLVCIVKQPKLGLFLGVVFVVPFLLHSLVFTFKTYRYIFHLLPLMYIAAAVGISACLSSVWSAGCRLNAKASVPSNLWTVIVAGTLGAAMMGMLINMPWFMRTVKDYSTDFQLPHFADVQHHHWKKAMAYIIQHQKEGDVIISASAIHTKYYGASQPLYAMNDVRLRLNMYRNLQDEYGNLIDYASGAVVLKDLEDVKRVLREHHSGWFMTYLWRRERFWNHPDRLIPVTGTFPDEVFRYLDGNLERKTIPGVPDIAVWRWSREEK; encoded by the coding sequence GTGGGTAAAGCATCCTGGGTTGCCTTATGTCTTAGTGTCTTGTTCATCGCCGTTATGCTGCGAGTTTCGCATCTCGGGGATGCGGACTATGGCTTGGATGAAATTTTCCATGTGTATGTGGCGCAAGAATTAATCAACGGCGATCCTCCCATCCTGCCTTCTGGATTCCACTACGAACGGGGGTTGCCTTATTCTTACCTTGTGGCCATCGCCGGGTCTGTTGGCGGTTTCAATGAGACGGCCTTACGCATGCCCAGTGTGCTGTTTGGCGTTCTGGTCATTGCGTTAGTCTACGGGTTTACGGCGAGATGGTATTCGGCGTTCGCAGGTCTGATTGCGGCGTTTATCACGACATTTTCTCCGATTGAAGTGGCGTTGTCTCGAGAAGTCAGAATGTACACGATGCTGCAATTTTTGTTTTTACTTATCGCGTTTCTTTTCTATGAAGGGTTTGAGACAAGCTCTTCGCAACACCATCCTCACCCCGGGCGAGCGCTCCTCAAGACGTGGTTCGTTCCTTATGAGGTACGTCCCATCTTTTTGCTTTGGGCAGGCCTTCTTTTTCTCTTGGCCTGGCGAGTGCATGCCCTGATTCAGCCCGCGATGTCAGGCATCATTGCCTACATGCTTGTGATGGCTGGAATGGCCGTCGTGATGAAAGGCTTGCCGAGGCCGCTACGGCAAAAATACATGGTCTCCGGTCTGGCGGTGCTCCTTGGGGGGATCGTCGGAAGTGTCCTCTTCCCCGAAAAAGTTGCGAAGCTGCTCGCTGAATCTCATTCCATCCCCCTATTCTATGAAGAACGAGCCTATAATTGGAATTATTTTCGATGGGAATTACTGGATGAGTACCCGATCATCTTTGGGACATTAACTTTTTCATTTCTCGTTTGTATCGTCAAGCAGCCGAAGCTTGGATTGTTTCTGGGCGTGGTGTTCGTCGTGCCGTTTCTGCTCCACTCACTGGTGTTTACGTTTAAGACGTATCGCTATATCTTCCATCTTTTGCCACTGATGTATATCGCAGCCGCAGTAGGCATATCTGCCTGTTTGTCCTCTGTATGGTCGGCTGGCTGTCGATTGAACGCCAAAGCGTCTGTTCCGTCGAATCTTTGGACGGTGATTGTCGCAGGGACTCTGGGGGCGGCCATGATGGGGATGTTGATCAATATGCCATGGTTTATGCGGACGGTGAAAGATTACTCCACTGATTTTCAATTGCCGCATTTTGCCGATGTGCAACATCATCACTGGAAAAAGGCCATGGCGTATATCATTCAACATCAAAAAGAAGGGGACGTTATTATTTCGGCCTCTGCGATACACACAAAATATTACGGAGCAAGCCAGCCTCTCTATGCGATGAATGATGTACGGCTACGGTTAAACATGTATAGAAACTTACAGGATGAATATGGAAACCTTATAGATTATGCTTCTGGGGCTGTTGTTTTGAAAGACCTAGAAGATGTGAAACGGGTACTGCGTGAACATCATTCTGGCTGGTTTATGACCTACCTTTGGCGTCGAGAGCGGTTCTGGAATCATCCGGATCGGCTGATTCCTGTAACTGGGACTTTCCCAGATGAAGTGTTTCGTTATTTGGATGGAAACTTGGAGAGAAAAACGATTCCAGGCGTACCCGATATAGCTGTTTGGCGTTGGAGTCGGGAGGAGAAGTAA
- a CDS encoding glycosyltransferase family 2 protein, translating into MDVSIILGTSRRQDILRKTLTSFCELEVGDIQWEILLVDNANEEKTAAIAHEFSQKLPLTYMTETQIGKSFALNKAIPSIKGAICLVTDDDIIADRKWLINTWKGVQRWPNHFLFGGKILPKFPPGAVPVDIDHRLVRGAYTVADWDRAEGEYKATWIYGPNTIVRSEIFDRGFRFNTDIGPNTRDYIMGQDTEFVFMVEQAGYPAIYLPDSVVYHQIRPEQLTLSWLNKRVYKSGRSFAYLSGLPQVPQLFGVPRYMYKILMSAYFAYLRSWFSSAKIRNTKRLEYYYRKGMFEQYKKGVPKERILTY; encoded by the coding sequence ATGGATGTTTCAATTATTTTGGGGACGAGCAGGCGTCAGGACATTCTTCGCAAGACATTGACAAGTTTTTGCGAATTGGAAGTTGGAGACATTCAGTGGGAGATTTTGCTTGTCGATAACGCTAATGAAGAAAAAACGGCTGCCATCGCCCATGAATTCAGTCAAAAATTACCACTGACATACATGACCGAGACGCAGATTGGGAAAAGTTTTGCATTGAACAAAGCGATTCCCAGTATAAAAGGGGCCATTTGTCTTGTTACCGATGATGACATCATTGCCGATCGAAAATGGCTCATCAACACATGGAAAGGGGTTCAGCGATGGCCAAATCATTTTCTTTTCGGTGGAAAAATTTTGCCAAAGTTTCCACCTGGGGCCGTGCCTGTTGATATTGACCATCGCTTAGTACGAGGGGCCTATACCGTGGCAGATTGGGATAGAGCAGAGGGGGAATATAAGGCGACGTGGATTTATGGACCTAATACAATCGTGCGTTCTGAAATTTTCGACCGGGGCTTTAGATTTAACACGGATATTGGTCCAAATACTCGTGATTACATCATGGGGCAAGATACAGAATTTGTCTTTATGGTAGAACAGGCTGGGTACCCAGCCATATATCTACCCGACTCTGTTGTATATCATCAAATTCGTCCTGAGCAATTGACTTTATCCTGGCTGAATAAGCGGGTGTATAAGTCTGGGCGAAGTTTTGCTTATTTGTCTGGCCTCCCTCAAGTGCCCCAGCTATTTGGCGTACCTCGATATATGTACAAAATACTCATGTCAGCGTACTTTGCGTATCTCCGGTCATGGTTTTCATCTGCAAAGATTCGTAACACGAAGCGATTGGAGTATTACTATCGAAAGGGCATGTTTGAGCAGTATAAGAAAGGCGTTCCAAAAGAAAGGATCCTCACCTACTGA
- a CDS encoding acyl-CoA ligase (AMP-forming), exosortase A system-associated, whose protein sequence is MDFLVHHMLRKSARCLPEKTAVVYRGMSLTYQEVFDQVSALAASFRTIGIQRGDRIGIYLDPSIELVVSIFGVSQANAVFVPINGLLLGDQVGHIAQDCEMRGLITTRKRLASLKERLPRLEFFVVVEDGSDGSHASSVFLFNDFIEKKSASALPDGCIDKDLAAILYTSGSTGKPKGVMLTHSNIVSGSSIVSAYLEITERDKILAVLPFSFDAGLNQLMTAVQQGCSLVLMTFVFAKEIVQMLVKEHITGLAGVPTMWNLLSQSNSTIQKHSFPHLRYITNTGGAMPQHVLATLRKALPKTNVYLMYGLTEAFRSTYLPPDELDRRPTSMGKAIPNTEILVVNEHNQLSKPGEVGELVHRGPTVSLGYWGNPELTAKVLRPNPFSLGKGGNEELVCYSGDLVKMDEEGFLYFVGRRDAMIKSAGYRLSRTEVEEALYESGMVKEAAVIGVPDEILGQAVTAFVVGKTPEAVNVKDILAFCSTKLPRYMVPKSIHLLEELPKTPNGKIDYTNLQTLKVTFNA, encoded by the coding sequence ATGGATTTTCTAGTTCATCACATGTTGCGTAAGAGCGCACGATGTCTTCCAGAAAAAACTGCCGTCGTTTATCGAGGGATGTCGTTGACTTATCAAGAAGTTTTTGACCAGGTGTCAGCGCTGGCGGCAAGTTTCAGGACAATAGGTATCCAGCGTGGCGATCGCATCGGGATCTATCTTGATCCGTCGATAGAGCTCGTAGTGTCTATTTTTGGAGTCTCTCAAGCAAACGCGGTATTCGTCCCCATCAATGGCCTTTTGCTCGGAGATCAAGTCGGACATATTGCTCAAGATTGTGAGATGAGAGGGCTGATTACGACGAGAAAGAGGTTAGCGTCTCTCAAGGAAAGACTTCCGAGGTTAGAGTTTTTTGTCGTCGTTGAGGATGGGTCTGATGGCTCTCACGCTTCGTCGGTTTTTCTGTTCAATGATTTTATCGAGAAGAAAAGTGCGTCGGCACTCCCGGATGGTTGTATCGATAAAGATTTAGCCGCCATTCTGTATACGTCCGGCTCGACGGGAAAACCGAAGGGGGTGATGTTAACTCACTCGAATATCGTCAGTGGCAGTTCGATCGTGTCGGCCTATTTGGAGATTACCGAGCGCGACAAAATATTGGCGGTTCTCCCGTTTAGTTTTGATGCCGGATTGAATCAGCTGATGACGGCCGTTCAGCAAGGCTGTTCCCTTGTGCTTATGACGTTTGTCTTCGCCAAAGAAATCGTGCAGATGTTGGTCAAGGAACACATTACCGGCTTAGCTGGGGTTCCGACCATGTGGAACCTTCTGTCACAATCCAACTCGACAATTCAGAAACATAGCTTTCCGCATTTGCGTTATATTACGAACACTGGTGGGGCCATGCCGCAACATGTTTTAGCTACTTTACGGAAAGCCTTGCCAAAGACGAATGTCTATCTGATGTATGGACTGACCGAAGCGTTTCGATCCACGTATCTTCCGCCTGATGAACTCGACCGGCGACCAACGTCAATGGGAAAAGCCATCCCCAATACAGAAATTTTGGTCGTGAATGAGCACAATCAACTCTCTAAACCCGGAGAAGTCGGGGAATTGGTTCATCGAGGGCCGACGGTTTCTTTAGGATATTGGGGAAACCCTGAGCTGACGGCCAAGGTATTGCGACCCAATCCGTTCTCGCTGGGAAAAGGAGGAAACGAGGAGCTCGTGTGTTACTCAGGGGATCTGGTGAAAATGGACGAAGAGGGATTTCTGTATTTCGTCGGGCGTCGTGATGCTATGATTAAATCAGCTGGATATCGTCTGAGTCGTACCGAAGTTGAGGAAGCCTTGTACGAAAGTGGAATGGTCAAAGAGGCCGCAGTGATCGGTGTGCCGGATGAGATATTAGGACAAGCCGTGACGGCCTTTGTCGTGGGAAAGACTCCGGAAGCAGTGAATGTCAAGGATATCTTAGCGTTTTGCTCGACGAAGCTTCCACGGTACATGGTGCCAAAATCGATTCATCTGCTGGAAGAATTGCCAAAAACCCCAAACGGGAAAATTGATTATACCAATCTTCAGACGTTGAAGGTGACGTTCAATGCCTGA
- a CDS encoding type III PLP-dependent enzyme gives MPDCADLIARHFSADSGVLVLGQHARVDSIASQYGTPFFVYDSLVLDQKLAVLRKTLPKEFSISYSVKANPCQIILKHFLTAGCGLEIASGGEYFQARKAGCAPERIVFAGPGKTEDELEYVLSNGIGEIHAESTQEIARIAKISERLQKKSHVAIRVNPTEEVLGGAMRMGGKATPFGVDEELLDTILPLIEANPYLEFQGLHLFSGTQILDYAVLVAQYRKGISIAREIVKKINRPLKTIDFGGGWGIPYFGQERELDVTRLAEGLEILMTEVRHDQAFAGTQLMVEPGRFLVGESGVYVTRITDIKVSRGKKFLIVDGGMHHHLAASGNFGQVIKKNFPVGIVNKVSQEAEEIVDIVGPLCTPLDVLARQVKVPRVTVGDLVGVFQSGAYGRTSSPLHFLSHCSPPEILVEHAKATMVRARGTYDDMIRDCC, from the coding sequence ATGCCTGACTGCGCGGACTTGATCGCACGACATTTTAGTGCCGACTCTGGAGTCCTGGTATTGGGACAACATGCCCGAGTCGATTCGATTGCTTCGCAATATGGAACACCTTTCTTTGTGTATGACTCATTGGTTCTTGATCAAAAGTTGGCGGTCTTACGAAAGACGTTACCAAAAGAATTTTCCATTAGTTATTCTGTGAAAGCCAATCCGTGCCAAATTATTCTCAAGCATTTTCTCACGGCAGGGTGTGGGTTAGAAATCGCTTCTGGCGGTGAGTACTTTCAGGCCCGAAAGGCCGGCTGTGCTCCGGAACGTATCGTGTTCGCAGGGCCAGGAAAGACCGAGGATGAACTGGAATATGTCTTATCAAATGGAATAGGTGAAATTCACGCGGAATCCACACAAGAGATCGCTCGTATCGCCAAAATCAGTGAACGGCTCCAAAAAAAATCCCATGTTGCCATTCGAGTGAACCCGACTGAAGAGGTATTGGGTGGAGCGATGCGAATGGGTGGCAAGGCCACGCCATTTGGGGTGGATGAGGAACTATTAGATACGATTCTTCCTCTCATTGAAGCGAATCCCTACCTTGAGTTTCAGGGCCTGCATCTTTTTTCTGGAACGCAAATTTTGGATTATGCCGTCTTAGTGGCTCAATACAGGAAAGGAATTTCTATAGCGAGAGAGATCGTGAAAAAGATTAACCGACCGCTCAAGACCATTGATTTTGGTGGAGGTTGGGGTATTCCGTACTTTGGACAAGAGCGCGAATTGGATGTGACAAGGCTGGCGGAGGGTTTGGAAATTCTCATGACTGAAGTTCGTCATGATCAGGCTTTTGCTGGAACCCAGCTTATGGTCGAACCGGGCCGGTTTCTGGTGGGAGAGTCGGGTGTATACGTGACGCGTATCACCGATATTAAAGTGTCGCGAGGGAAAAAGTTTCTTATTGTCGATGGCGGAATGCACCACCATTTAGCGGCTTCAGGGAATTTTGGGCAAGTTATAAAGAAAAACTTCCCGGTCGGTATCGTGAATAAAGTTTCTCAGGAGGCTGAGGAGATCGTAGATATCGTCGGTCCCCTTTGTACCCCATTAGATGTGCTTGCACGGCAAGTGAAGGTTCCACGGGTGACTGTCGGAGACCTGGTTGGTGTCTTCCAATCAGGCGCGTATGGACGAACGTCTAGTCCTCTTCATTTTTTGAGTCATTGCAGTCCACCTGAGATATTGGTGGAACACGCCAAGGCCACGATGGTTCGTGCAAGAGGAACCTATGATGATATGATCCGAGATTGCTGCTGA